A single Natranaerobius thermophilus JW/NM-WN-LF DNA region contains:
- a CDS encoding FprA family A-type flavoprotein → MNNTVAITDKISWIGVNDRVSELFEAIWPLPDGVSYNSYLINDEQVALVDTVKDSEINTYLQNIKNVIGNRSVDYLIINHMEPDHSGAIEALRREYPNITLVGNQKTLTFLEQFYGIVENIKIVDDGDQLQLGQHTLNFYLTPMVHWPETMMTYEQKEKILFSGDAFGGFGTLEGGIFDDEVNLDFYQEEIRRYFTNIVAKYGPMVEKAISKLADLDVKIIAATHGPVWREKPEQIIADYSRWSRQETEPGVVVVYGSMYGNTETMVDTICRRLAEKGIKNIKVYNISKTHVSYIINDIWRYQGLILGSCAYNSRIFPPMDYLLCFLENKNIKNRLLGLFGSYTWSGGAMKRLQEFQKNTKLELIEPSVEVKSAPKKKDHEDCIKMAENMAAKLKE, encoded by the coding sequence ATGAATAACACTGTGGCTATTACTGATAAGATTAGTTGGATAGGAGTAAATGACCGAGTTAGTGAACTTTTTGAGGCTATTTGGCCTTTGCCTGACGGTGTTTCTTATAATTCATATTTGATTAATGACGAACAAGTAGCCCTTGTAGATACGGTAAAGGATAGCGAAATCAATACATATTTGCAAAATATTAAAAACGTAATTGGAAATCGTTCAGTTGATTACCTAATAATAAATCATATGGAACCAGATCATTCAGGGGCTATAGAGGCTTTAAGAAGAGAATATCCAAATATAACCCTTGTAGGTAATCAAAAAACATTAACTTTTTTAGAACAATTTTACGGAATTGTGGAAAATATCAAAATCGTTGATGATGGAGATCAACTGCAACTAGGCCAACACACCTTAAATTTTTATTTAACTCCTATGGTGCATTGGCCTGAAACAATGATGACATATGAACAGAAGGAAAAAATATTATTTTCTGGAGACGCCTTTGGAGGCTTTGGAACTCTAGAGGGTGGCATATTTGATGATGAAGTAAACTTGGATTTTTATCAAGAAGAAATTCGCCGTTATTTTACTAATATTGTTGCTAAATATGGACCTATGGTAGAAAAAGCTATTTCTAAATTAGCAGATTTAGATGTGAAGATTATTGCTGCTACCCATGGCCCTGTTTGGAGAGAAAAGCCAGAACAGATTATTGCAGATTACTCACGTTGGAGCCGACAAGAAACAGAGCCGGGCGTGGTTGTAGTTTATGGTTCAATGTATGGAAATACTGAAACCATGGTGGACACTATCTGTAGAAGACTGGCTGAGAAAGGAATCAAGAACATAAAGGTGTACAATATTTCTAAGACTCATGTATCTTATATTATTAACGATATCTGGCGATATCAAGGTTTGATTTTAGGAAGTTGCGCCTATAACTCAAGAATTTTTCCACCAATGGATTATTTATTGTGCTTTTTAGAAAATAAAAACATAAAGAATCGACTATTGGGGCTGTTTGGCTCGTACACTTGGAGTGGTGGTGCCATGAAGAGACTTCAAGAATTCCAAAAAAATACTAAGCTTGAATTAATTGAGCCATCAGTAGAAGTGAAATCTGCTCCCAAGAAAAAAGACCATGAAGATTGTATAAAAATGGCTGAAAATATGGCGGCGAAACTGAAAGAATAA
- a CDS encoding YheC/YheD family protein, whose protein sequence is MSHDYLDYLTCHEEVSHPSLQSKPLIGIFINRFDSLALLDNISNKKIRLLVDANEDLNNKLVFFSLIDIDFDNKRIFGHYYNQEGQHWEKENFPYPEIIYQIGSGLKKEKNLFKRFQEEMKQFGARFINPLQSFDKWTTYKHLQKYPKIASYLPSTTVLNDQEDLKTMLGKYQSVYLKPIGGRKGKRILRIDQNYNRYKILTYHKNPNSIPVNNFCELIDHVFDFVRSKNSYIIQETIDLLSIDAKLIDLRAEVQRNGTGKLKITAIPVRLGKSNSPITQHVDSYKFTEFFTSIWKLPDKDLADLYSSLITLITNVYESIEALHGKCGEMGIDIAVDKNLQLYLIECNSKPTKASLLRAYGEQTLIDFYKELLQYASISINNGNQCLDDA, encoded by the coding sequence TTGAGCCATGATTATTTAGATTATTTAACTTGCCATGAAGAAGTGAGTCATCCTTCTCTGCAATCAAAGCCATTAATTGGGATATTCATTAATAGATTTGACTCTCTAGCTCTGTTAGATAATATATCTAATAAAAAAATTCGTTTATTAGTTGATGCCAATGAAGATTTAAATAATAAATTAGTCTTTTTTTCATTAATTGATATTGATTTTGATAATAAAAGGATATTCGGACATTATTACAATCAAGAAGGTCAACACTGGGAAAAAGAAAATTTTCCTTATCCGGAAATCATTTATCAAATAGGAAGTGGGCTAAAAAAAGAAAAAAACCTATTTAAAAGATTTCAAGAAGAAATGAAACAATTTGGTGCTAGATTTATAAATCCACTTCAAAGCTTTGATAAATGGACTACGTACAAACATTTACAAAAGTATCCAAAAATTGCTTCCTATCTCCCAAGTACCACAGTATTAAATGATCAAGAAGATTTAAAAACTATGTTAGGAAAGTATCAATCAGTTTATTTAAAGCCCATTGGAGGAAGAAAGGGAAAACGAATACTGAGAATTGATCAAAATTATAACAGATATAAAATTTTAACTTATCATAAAAACCCAAATTCAATTCCTGTTAATAATTTCTGTGAATTAATTGATCATGTTTTTGATTTTGTACGCAGTAAAAATAGCTATATTATCCAAGAAACCATAGATCTACTCTCAATTGATGCCAAATTAATAGATCTAAGGGCCGAAGTCCAAAGAAATGGCACAGGAAAATTAAAAATTACAGCGATTCCAGTTAGATTGGGGAAAAGCAATTCACCTATTACTCAACATGTTGATAGCTACAAGTTTACTGAATTTTTTACTTCAATCTGGAAACTCCCTGATAAAGACCTAGCTGATCTATATAGCTCTTTAATTACTCTGATAACCAATGTATATGAATCGATAGAAGCTCTTCACGGAAAATGTGGAGAAATGGGCATCGACATAGCGGTGGATAAAAATTTGCAACTTTATTTGATCGAGTGTAATTCTAAACCTACTAAAGCCTCTTTGTTAAGGGCGTATGGTGAGCAGACACTTATAGATTTCTATAAAGAGCTACTCCAATATGCTAGTATATCAATAAATAATGGAAATCAATGTTTAGATGATGCATAA